The Tamandua tetradactyla isolate mTamTet1 chromosome 18, mTamTet1.pri, whole genome shotgun sequence genome contains a region encoding:
- the CXXC1 gene encoding CXXC-type zinc finger protein 1 isoform X1: protein MEGDGSDPEPPDAGEDSKSENGENAPIYCICRKPDINCFMIGCDNCNEWFHGDCIRITEKMAKAIREWYCRDCREKDPKLEIRYRHKKSRERDGSERDGSEPRDEGGGRKRPVPDPDLQRRAGSGTGVGAMLARGSASPHKASPQPLVATPSQHHQQQQQIKRSARMCGECEACRRTEDCGHCDFCRDMKKFGGPNKIRQKCRLRQCQLRARESYKYFPTSLSPVTPSESLPRPRRPLPTQQQPQPSQKLGRIREDEGAMVSSTIKEPPEATATPEPLSDEDLPLDPDLYQDFCAGAFDDHGLPWMSDTEESPFLDPALRKRAVKVKHVKRREKKSEKKKEERYKRHRQKQKHKDKWKHPERPDAKDPASLPQCLGPGCVRPAQPGSKYCSDDCGMKLAANRIYEILPQRIQQWQQSPCIAEEHGKKLLERIRREQQSARTRLQEMERRFHELEAIILRAKQQAVREDEESNEGDSDDTDLQIFCVSCGHPINPRVALRHMERCYAKYESQTSFGSMYPTRIEGATRLFCDVYNPQSKTYCKRLQVLCPEHSRDPKVPADEVCGCPLVRDVFELTGDFCRLPKRQCNRHYCWEKLRRAEVDLERVRVWYKLDELFEQERNVRTAMTNRAGLLALMLHQTIQHDPLTTDLRSSADR, encoded by the exons ATG GAGGGAGATGGTTCAGATCCTGAGCCTCCAGATGCTGGTGAGGACAGCAAGTCAGAAAATGGGGAGAATGCCCCCATCTACTGCATCTGCCGTAAGCCAGACATCAACTGCTTCATGAT CGGATGTGACAATTGCAATGAGTGGTTCCATGGGGACTGCATCCGGATCACTGAAAAGATGGCCAAAGCCATCCGGGAGTGGTACTGTCGAGACTGCCGAG AGAAAGACCCCAAGCTGGAGATCCGATATCGGCACAAGAAGTCTCGGGAACGGGACGGCAGTGAGCGTGATGGCAGTGAGCCCCGGGATGAGGGTGGAGGGCGTAAGAGGCCTGTCCCGGATCCAGATCTGCAGCGCCGGGCGGGGTCTGGGACAGGGGTCGGGGCCATGCTTGCTCGGGGCTCTGCTTCGCCCCACAAAGCCTCTCCACAGCCCTTGGTGGCCACACCCAGCCAG CatcaccagcagcagcagcagatcAAACGGTCAGCCCGCATGTGTGGTGAGTGTGAGGCATGCCGGCGTACTGAGGACTGTGGCCACTGTGACTTCTGCCGGGACATGAAGAAATTTGGTGGCCCCAACAAGATCCGGCAGAAGTGCCGGCTGCGCCAGTGCCAACTGCGGGCCCGG GAATCGTACAAGTACTTCCCTACCTCG CTCTCGCCAGTGACGCCCTCAGAGTCCTTGCCAAGGCCCCGCCGCCCACTGCCCACCCAACAGCAGCCACAGCCATCACAGAAGCTGGGACGCATCCGTGAGGATGAAGGAGCAATGGTATCATCAACAATCAAGGAGCCACCTGAGGCTACAGCCACACCTGAGCCACTCTCTGACGAGGACCTACCACTGGATCCAGACCTGTATCAGGACTTCTGTGCAGGAGCCTTTGATGACCACGGCCTG CCCTGGATGAGTGACACAGAGGAGTCCCCATTCCTGGACCCTGCACTGCGGAAGAGAGCAGTAAAAGTGAAGCATGTGAAGCGTCGGGAGAAGAAGTCTGAGAAAAAG AAAGAGGAGAGATATAAGCGACATCGGCAGAAGCAGAAGCACAAGGACAAATGGAAACACCCTGAGCGGCCAGATGCTAAGGATCCTGCATCACTACCACAGTGCCTGGGACCTGGTTGTGTACGTCCTGCCCAGCCTGGTTCCAAGTATTGCTCAGATGACTGCGGCATGAAGTTGGCAGCCAA CCGCATCTATGAGATCCTGCCCCAGCGCATCCAACAGTGGCAGCAGAGCCCTTGCATTGCTGAGGAGCATGGCAAGAAGCTGCTTGAACGCATTCGTCGTGAGCAGCAGAGTGCCCGCACCCGCCTTCAGGAAATGGAGCGCCGATTCCATGAGCTTGAGGCCATCATTCTACGTGCCAAGCAGCAGGCTGTGCGTGAGGATGAGGAG AGCAACGAGGGTGACAGTGATGATACAGACCTGCAGATCTTCTGTGTCTCCTGTGGGCACCCCATCAACCCACGTGTTGCCTTGCGCCACATGGAGCGCTGTTATGCCAAG TACGAGAGCCAGACGTCCTTTGGGTCCATGTACCCCACACGCATTGAGGG GGCCACGCGACTCTTTTGTGATGTCTACAATCCTCAGAGTAAGACATACTGTAAACGACTTCAGGTGCTGTGCCCTGAGCATTCACGCGACCCCAAA GTGCCAGCCGATGAGGTATGTGGGTGTCCCCTTGTACGTGATGTCTTTGAGCTCACAGGTGACTTCTGCCGCCTACCCAAGCGTCAGTGCAACCGGCATTACTGTTGGGAGAAGTTACGGCGTGCTGAAGTGGATCTGGAACGTGTGCGCGTG TGGTACAAGCTAGATGAGCTGTTTGAGCAAGAGCGCAATGTGCGCACAGCCATGACAAACCGGGCAGGGTTGCTGGCCCTGATGTTGCACCAAACGATCCAGCATGACCCACTCACTACTGACCTCCGTTCCAGTGCTGACCGCTGA
- the CXXC1 gene encoding CXXC-type zinc finger protein 1 isoform X3, whose protein sequence is MEGDGSDPEPPDAGEDSKSENGENAPIYCICRKPDINCFMIGCDNCNEWFHGDCIRITEKMAKAIREWYCRDCREKDPKLEIRYRHKKSRERDGSERDGSEPRDEGGGRKRPVPDPDLQRRAGSGTGVGAMLARGSASPHKASPQPLVATPSQHHQQQQQIKRSARMCGECEACRRTEDCGHCDFCRDMKKFGGPNKIRQKCRLRQCQLRARESYKYFPTSQPQPSQKLGRIREDEGAMVSSTIKEPPEATATPEPLSDEDLPLDPDLYQDFCAGAFDDHGLPWMSDTEESPFLDPALRKRAVKVKHVKRREKKSEKKKEERYKRHRQKQKHKDKWKHPERPDAKDPASLPQCLGPGCVRPAQPGSKYCSDDCGMKLAANRIYEILPQRIQQWQQSPCIAEEHGKKLLERIRREQQSARTRLQEMERRFHELEAIILRAKQQAVREDEESNEGDSDDTDLQIFCVSCGHPINPRVALRHMERCYAKYESQTSFGSMYPTRIEGATRLFCDVYNPQSKTYCKRLQVLCPEHSRDPKVPADEVCGCPLVRDVFELTGDFCRLPKRQCNRHYCWEKLRRAEVDLERVRVWYKLDELFEQERNVRTAMTNRAGLLALMLHQTIQHDPLTTDLRSSADR, encoded by the exons ATG GAGGGAGATGGTTCAGATCCTGAGCCTCCAGATGCTGGTGAGGACAGCAAGTCAGAAAATGGGGAGAATGCCCCCATCTACTGCATCTGCCGTAAGCCAGACATCAACTGCTTCATGAT CGGATGTGACAATTGCAATGAGTGGTTCCATGGGGACTGCATCCGGATCACTGAAAAGATGGCCAAAGCCATCCGGGAGTGGTACTGTCGAGACTGCCGAG AGAAAGACCCCAAGCTGGAGATCCGATATCGGCACAAGAAGTCTCGGGAACGGGACGGCAGTGAGCGTGATGGCAGTGAGCCCCGGGATGAGGGTGGAGGGCGTAAGAGGCCTGTCCCGGATCCAGATCTGCAGCGCCGGGCGGGGTCTGGGACAGGGGTCGGGGCCATGCTTGCTCGGGGCTCTGCTTCGCCCCACAAAGCCTCTCCACAGCCCTTGGTGGCCACACCCAGCCAG CatcaccagcagcagcagcagatcAAACGGTCAGCCCGCATGTGTGGTGAGTGTGAGGCATGCCGGCGTACTGAGGACTGTGGCCACTGTGACTTCTGCCGGGACATGAAGAAATTTGGTGGCCCCAACAAGATCCGGCAGAAGTGCCGGCTGCGCCAGTGCCAACTGCGGGCCCGG GAATCGTACAAGTACTTCCCTACCTCG CAGCCACAGCCATCACAGAAGCTGGGACGCATCCGTGAGGATGAAGGAGCAATGGTATCATCAACAATCAAGGAGCCACCTGAGGCTACAGCCACACCTGAGCCACTCTCTGACGAGGACCTACCACTGGATCCAGACCTGTATCAGGACTTCTGTGCAGGAGCCTTTGATGACCACGGCCTG CCCTGGATGAGTGACACAGAGGAGTCCCCATTCCTGGACCCTGCACTGCGGAAGAGAGCAGTAAAAGTGAAGCATGTGAAGCGTCGGGAGAAGAAGTCTGAGAAAAAG AAAGAGGAGAGATATAAGCGACATCGGCAGAAGCAGAAGCACAAGGACAAATGGAAACACCCTGAGCGGCCAGATGCTAAGGATCCTGCATCACTACCACAGTGCCTGGGACCTGGTTGTGTACGTCCTGCCCAGCCTGGTTCCAAGTATTGCTCAGATGACTGCGGCATGAAGTTGGCAGCCAA CCGCATCTATGAGATCCTGCCCCAGCGCATCCAACAGTGGCAGCAGAGCCCTTGCATTGCTGAGGAGCATGGCAAGAAGCTGCTTGAACGCATTCGTCGTGAGCAGCAGAGTGCCCGCACCCGCCTTCAGGAAATGGAGCGCCGATTCCATGAGCTTGAGGCCATCATTCTACGTGCCAAGCAGCAGGCTGTGCGTGAGGATGAGGAG AGCAACGAGGGTGACAGTGATGATACAGACCTGCAGATCTTCTGTGTCTCCTGTGGGCACCCCATCAACCCACGTGTTGCCTTGCGCCACATGGAGCGCTGTTATGCCAAG TACGAGAGCCAGACGTCCTTTGGGTCCATGTACCCCACACGCATTGAGGG GGCCACGCGACTCTTTTGTGATGTCTACAATCCTCAGAGTAAGACATACTGTAAACGACTTCAGGTGCTGTGCCCTGAGCATTCACGCGACCCCAAA GTGCCAGCCGATGAGGTATGTGGGTGTCCCCTTGTACGTGATGTCTTTGAGCTCACAGGTGACTTCTGCCGCCTACCCAAGCGTCAGTGCAACCGGCATTACTGTTGGGAGAAGTTACGGCGTGCTGAAGTGGATCTGGAACGTGTGCGCGTG TGGTACAAGCTAGATGAGCTGTTTGAGCAAGAGCGCAATGTGCGCACAGCCATGACAAACCGGGCAGGGTTGCTGGCCCTGATGTTGCACCAAACGATCCAGCATGACCCACTCACTACTGACCTCCGTTCCAGTGCTGACCGCTGA
- the CXXC1 gene encoding CXXC-type zinc finger protein 1 isoform X2: protein MEGDGSDPEPPDAGEDSKSENGENAPIYCICRKPDINCFMIGCDNCNEWFHGDCIRITEKMAKAIREWYCRDCREKDPKLEIRYRHKKSRERDGSERDGSEPRDEGGGRKRPVPDPDLQRRAGSGTGVGAMLARGSASPHKASPQPLVATPSQHHQQQQQIKRSARMCGECEACRRTEDCGHCDFCRDMKKFGGPNKIRQKCRLRQCQLRARLSPVTPSESLPRPRRPLPTQQQPQPSQKLGRIREDEGAMVSSTIKEPPEATATPEPLSDEDLPLDPDLYQDFCAGAFDDHGLPWMSDTEESPFLDPALRKRAVKVKHVKRREKKSEKKKEERYKRHRQKQKHKDKWKHPERPDAKDPASLPQCLGPGCVRPAQPGSKYCSDDCGMKLAANRIYEILPQRIQQWQQSPCIAEEHGKKLLERIRREQQSARTRLQEMERRFHELEAIILRAKQQAVREDEESNEGDSDDTDLQIFCVSCGHPINPRVALRHMERCYAKYESQTSFGSMYPTRIEGATRLFCDVYNPQSKTYCKRLQVLCPEHSRDPKVPADEVCGCPLVRDVFELTGDFCRLPKRQCNRHYCWEKLRRAEVDLERVRVWYKLDELFEQERNVRTAMTNRAGLLALMLHQTIQHDPLTTDLRSSADR, encoded by the exons ATG GAGGGAGATGGTTCAGATCCTGAGCCTCCAGATGCTGGTGAGGACAGCAAGTCAGAAAATGGGGAGAATGCCCCCATCTACTGCATCTGCCGTAAGCCAGACATCAACTGCTTCATGAT CGGATGTGACAATTGCAATGAGTGGTTCCATGGGGACTGCATCCGGATCACTGAAAAGATGGCCAAAGCCATCCGGGAGTGGTACTGTCGAGACTGCCGAG AGAAAGACCCCAAGCTGGAGATCCGATATCGGCACAAGAAGTCTCGGGAACGGGACGGCAGTGAGCGTGATGGCAGTGAGCCCCGGGATGAGGGTGGAGGGCGTAAGAGGCCTGTCCCGGATCCAGATCTGCAGCGCCGGGCGGGGTCTGGGACAGGGGTCGGGGCCATGCTTGCTCGGGGCTCTGCTTCGCCCCACAAAGCCTCTCCACAGCCCTTGGTGGCCACACCCAGCCAG CatcaccagcagcagcagcagatcAAACGGTCAGCCCGCATGTGTGGTGAGTGTGAGGCATGCCGGCGTACTGAGGACTGTGGCCACTGTGACTTCTGCCGGGACATGAAGAAATTTGGTGGCCCCAACAAGATCCGGCAGAAGTGCCGGCTGCGCCAGTGCCAACTGCGGGCCCGG CTCTCGCCAGTGACGCCCTCAGAGTCCTTGCCAAGGCCCCGCCGCCCACTGCCCACCCAACAGCAGCCACAGCCATCACAGAAGCTGGGACGCATCCGTGAGGATGAAGGAGCAATGGTATCATCAACAATCAAGGAGCCACCTGAGGCTACAGCCACACCTGAGCCACTCTCTGACGAGGACCTACCACTGGATCCAGACCTGTATCAGGACTTCTGTGCAGGAGCCTTTGATGACCACGGCCTG CCCTGGATGAGTGACACAGAGGAGTCCCCATTCCTGGACCCTGCACTGCGGAAGAGAGCAGTAAAAGTGAAGCATGTGAAGCGTCGGGAGAAGAAGTCTGAGAAAAAG AAAGAGGAGAGATATAAGCGACATCGGCAGAAGCAGAAGCACAAGGACAAATGGAAACACCCTGAGCGGCCAGATGCTAAGGATCCTGCATCACTACCACAGTGCCTGGGACCTGGTTGTGTACGTCCTGCCCAGCCTGGTTCCAAGTATTGCTCAGATGACTGCGGCATGAAGTTGGCAGCCAA CCGCATCTATGAGATCCTGCCCCAGCGCATCCAACAGTGGCAGCAGAGCCCTTGCATTGCTGAGGAGCATGGCAAGAAGCTGCTTGAACGCATTCGTCGTGAGCAGCAGAGTGCCCGCACCCGCCTTCAGGAAATGGAGCGCCGATTCCATGAGCTTGAGGCCATCATTCTACGTGCCAAGCAGCAGGCTGTGCGTGAGGATGAGGAG AGCAACGAGGGTGACAGTGATGATACAGACCTGCAGATCTTCTGTGTCTCCTGTGGGCACCCCATCAACCCACGTGTTGCCTTGCGCCACATGGAGCGCTGTTATGCCAAG TACGAGAGCCAGACGTCCTTTGGGTCCATGTACCCCACACGCATTGAGGG GGCCACGCGACTCTTTTGTGATGTCTACAATCCTCAGAGTAAGACATACTGTAAACGACTTCAGGTGCTGTGCCCTGAGCATTCACGCGACCCCAAA GTGCCAGCCGATGAGGTATGTGGGTGTCCCCTTGTACGTGATGTCTTTGAGCTCACAGGTGACTTCTGCCGCCTACCCAAGCGTCAGTGCAACCGGCATTACTGTTGGGAGAAGTTACGGCGTGCTGAAGTGGATCTGGAACGTGTGCGCGTG TGGTACAAGCTAGATGAGCTGTTTGAGCAAGAGCGCAATGTGCGCACAGCCATGACAAACCGGGCAGGGTTGCTGGCCCTGATGTTGCACCAAACGATCCAGCATGACCCACTCACTACTGACCTCCGTTCCAGTGCTGACCGCTGA
- the CXXC1 gene encoding CXXC-type zinc finger protein 1 isoform X4: MIGCDNCNEWFHGDCIRITEKMAKAIREWYCRDCREKDPKLEIRYRHKKSRERDGSERDGSEPRDEGGGRKRPVPDPDLQRRAGSGTGVGAMLARGSASPHKASPQPLVATPSQHHQQQQQIKRSARMCGECEACRRTEDCGHCDFCRDMKKFGGPNKIRQKCRLRQCQLRARESYKYFPTSLSPVTPSESLPRPRRPLPTQQQPQPSQKLGRIREDEGAMVSSTIKEPPEATATPEPLSDEDLPLDPDLYQDFCAGAFDDHGLPWMSDTEESPFLDPALRKRAVKVKHVKRREKKSEKKKEERYKRHRQKQKHKDKWKHPERPDAKDPASLPQCLGPGCVRPAQPGSKYCSDDCGMKLAANRIYEILPQRIQQWQQSPCIAEEHGKKLLERIRREQQSARTRLQEMERRFHELEAIILRAKQQAVREDEESNEGDSDDTDLQIFCVSCGHPINPRVALRHMERCYAKYESQTSFGSMYPTRIEGATRLFCDVYNPQSKTYCKRLQVLCPEHSRDPKVPADEVCGCPLVRDVFELTGDFCRLPKRQCNRHYCWEKLRRAEVDLERVRVWYKLDELFEQERNVRTAMTNRAGLLALMLHQTIQHDPLTTDLRSSADR, encoded by the exons ATGAT CGGATGTGACAATTGCAATGAGTGGTTCCATGGGGACTGCATCCGGATCACTGAAAAGATGGCCAAAGCCATCCGGGAGTGGTACTGTCGAGACTGCCGAG AGAAAGACCCCAAGCTGGAGATCCGATATCGGCACAAGAAGTCTCGGGAACGGGACGGCAGTGAGCGTGATGGCAGTGAGCCCCGGGATGAGGGTGGAGGGCGTAAGAGGCCTGTCCCGGATCCAGATCTGCAGCGCCGGGCGGGGTCTGGGACAGGGGTCGGGGCCATGCTTGCTCGGGGCTCTGCTTCGCCCCACAAAGCCTCTCCACAGCCCTTGGTGGCCACACCCAGCCAG CatcaccagcagcagcagcagatcAAACGGTCAGCCCGCATGTGTGGTGAGTGTGAGGCATGCCGGCGTACTGAGGACTGTGGCCACTGTGACTTCTGCCGGGACATGAAGAAATTTGGTGGCCCCAACAAGATCCGGCAGAAGTGCCGGCTGCGCCAGTGCCAACTGCGGGCCCGG GAATCGTACAAGTACTTCCCTACCTCG CTCTCGCCAGTGACGCCCTCAGAGTCCTTGCCAAGGCCCCGCCGCCCACTGCCCACCCAACAGCAGCCACAGCCATCACAGAAGCTGGGACGCATCCGTGAGGATGAAGGAGCAATGGTATCATCAACAATCAAGGAGCCACCTGAGGCTACAGCCACACCTGAGCCACTCTCTGACGAGGACCTACCACTGGATCCAGACCTGTATCAGGACTTCTGTGCAGGAGCCTTTGATGACCACGGCCTG CCCTGGATGAGTGACACAGAGGAGTCCCCATTCCTGGACCCTGCACTGCGGAAGAGAGCAGTAAAAGTGAAGCATGTGAAGCGTCGGGAGAAGAAGTCTGAGAAAAAG AAAGAGGAGAGATATAAGCGACATCGGCAGAAGCAGAAGCACAAGGACAAATGGAAACACCCTGAGCGGCCAGATGCTAAGGATCCTGCATCACTACCACAGTGCCTGGGACCTGGTTGTGTACGTCCTGCCCAGCCTGGTTCCAAGTATTGCTCAGATGACTGCGGCATGAAGTTGGCAGCCAA CCGCATCTATGAGATCCTGCCCCAGCGCATCCAACAGTGGCAGCAGAGCCCTTGCATTGCTGAGGAGCATGGCAAGAAGCTGCTTGAACGCATTCGTCGTGAGCAGCAGAGTGCCCGCACCCGCCTTCAGGAAATGGAGCGCCGATTCCATGAGCTTGAGGCCATCATTCTACGTGCCAAGCAGCAGGCTGTGCGTGAGGATGAGGAG AGCAACGAGGGTGACAGTGATGATACAGACCTGCAGATCTTCTGTGTCTCCTGTGGGCACCCCATCAACCCACGTGTTGCCTTGCGCCACATGGAGCGCTGTTATGCCAAG TACGAGAGCCAGACGTCCTTTGGGTCCATGTACCCCACACGCATTGAGGG GGCCACGCGACTCTTTTGTGATGTCTACAATCCTCAGAGTAAGACATACTGTAAACGACTTCAGGTGCTGTGCCCTGAGCATTCACGCGACCCCAAA GTGCCAGCCGATGAGGTATGTGGGTGTCCCCTTGTACGTGATGTCTTTGAGCTCACAGGTGACTTCTGCCGCCTACCCAAGCGTCAGTGCAACCGGCATTACTGTTGGGAGAAGTTACGGCGTGCTGAAGTGGATCTGGAACGTGTGCGCGTG TGGTACAAGCTAGATGAGCTGTTTGAGCAAGAGCGCAATGTGCGCACAGCCATGACAAACCGGGCAGGGTTGCTGGCCCTGATGTTGCACCAAACGATCCAGCATGACCCACTCACTACTGACCTCCGTTCCAGTGCTGACCGCTGA